Within the Vicinamibacteria bacterium genome, the region CCTCGACGTGTTCGATGGCGTACCCGACGCCGAGCTCCTCGCCATGGGAGCCCATTTGGGCAGGGTACTCACCGGTGCCGGAGGGCCCGGTCTTCTTCGCGGCCGACTGGGCGTCGACCTAGAGATCCTTCCGCTGTTCCTCGTGTTCCAGGACAGTACGAGCTACGGATTGTCGTTCACGCTTCTCGGACAGTATTTCTTCGAGGTTACGTCTCGATTCCGGCCGTTCGCCACGCTCGGGGCGGGCTTCTTGTACTCGAGCGAAGAGATACCTCGGGACACGTCTCGAGTCAATTTCAC harbors:
- a CDS encoding acyloxyacyl hydrolase translates to MTLLPILALTLAVSSPAQESPEESPGTDLEKSDIQFGIVGSFGAALDVFDGVPDAELLAMGAHLGRVLTGAGGPGLLRGRLGVDLEILPLFLVFQDSTSYGLSFTLLGQYFFEVTSRFRPFATLGAGFLYSSEEIPRDTSRVNFTPQIGIGVRVPDGKSLLYSFEFRLHHISNADLVQPNPGINS